In a single window of the Blattabacterium cuenoti genome:
- the tsaD gene encoding tRNA (adenosine(37)-N6)-threonylcarbamoyltransferase complex transferase subunit TsaD, whose amino-acid sequence MKNKPIIIGIESSCDDTGVSIIQDRNVLSNIIIHQEIHKKYGGVVPELASRLHDINMTKAVQDAIFYAKIKPHQIDAVSFTLGPGLIGSLLVGASFAKSFSMGLGIPLLAVNHIQAHILSHFIENSNLNNSYPEFPFLGLVISGGHTQIIKVNDVFQMEILGSTLDDSVGESLDKIARILGFYYPGGPMIEFFSKNGNDKKFIFSKPVVNGLDFSFSGFKSDVSQFIKKKLKKNTLFIKQNLSDICASVQKITAEILLEKVQKAILETGIYKIALAGGVSANYEIRRKFISFAKKNTKCEIFIPKKIYTTDNGAMIAITGLFKYKRNLFDSIHTVPYSKFKKF is encoded by the coding sequence ATGAAGAATAAACCTATAATTATTGGTATAGAGTCATCATGTGATGATACAGGAGTTTCTATTATTCAAGATAGGAATGTATTATCTAACATTATTATTCATCAAGAGATTCATAAAAAGTATGGAGGAGTTGTTCCTGAATTAGCTTCAAGATTACATGATATAAATATGACAAAAGCAGTTCAGGATGCTATTTTTTATGCAAAGATTAAACCGCATCAAATTGATGCGGTATCTTTTACTTTAGGACCTGGATTAATCGGTTCATTATTAGTAGGAGCTTCTTTTGCAAAATCGTTTTCTATGGGATTAGGAATACCCTTATTAGCAGTAAATCATATACAAGCTCACATACTTTCTCATTTTATAGAAAATTCAAATCTTAATAATTCTTATCCGGAATTTCCATTTTTAGGTTTAGTTATAAGTGGAGGTCACACACAGATCATAAAAGTAAATGATGTTTTTCAAATGGAAATATTAGGATCTACTTTAGATGATTCTGTAGGAGAAAGTTTAGATAAAATAGCTAGAATACTGGGGTTTTATTATCCTGGTGGACCTATGATAGAGTTTTTTTCTAAAAATGGGAATGACAAGAAATTTATTTTTTCAAAACCTGTAGTAAATGGACTAGACTTTAGTTTTAGTGGATTCAAAAGCGACGTTTCACAATTTATAAAAAAAAAATTAAAAAAAAATACATTATTTATAAAACAAAATTTATCTGATATTTGTGCATCTGTACAGAAAATAACAGCAGAAATACTTTTAGAAAAAGTACAAAAAGCTATATTAGAAACAGGTATTTATAAAATAGCGTTAGCAGGAGGTGTCTCCGCTAATTATGAAATTAGACGAAAATTTATATCTTTCGCAAAAAAGAATACAAAGTGTGAAATTTTTATTCCAAAAAAAATATATACTACTGACAATGGAGCCATGATAGCTATTACAGGATTATTTAAATATAAAAGAAATTTATTTGATTCTATTCATACCGTTCCATATTCAAAATTTAAAAAATTTTAA
- a CDS encoding translocation/assembly module TamB domain-containing protein — MNNAFFHKLKKTRILILFLLLGLFFFSIYYRHRQEIQEKASTFFLKIFLKKIKNHLNEKIYIKNVSINFLKKELIFYDVKIIDHHRFSFIHLSKCKISIENLLYFILFNSKYLKIKDIFIDNSSFFIKKYFKEKENNILFFIKYFLMSKKLRELNINFVTCSKLIISKSYLEYNNINKSKHFFSICIKNIKIDNKKIKASVFSLQSKSKGLVKKDKFLIIENLFCNFVYHYPSKFLIYNLLIKTPNSYLKGYFTIFQYKENQILFPKINIQCQIFEGSKLGQDLGIFFYKKWNFDYKVFFRGSIHGKFNHKEKIFFLNNVFIKDLQGNKLYADQIHILYAKKKWKKIKFLKTFIQFRPHEIKKIIPYSFYYYKFKLTRFILNLKQCYIYKGDIILSLYGKKRNLEIKGIVKNRFFIVQISTYIDFFNNQYTGQISIEKKYLSLFFGKKTNIFWLSSKIQPFIYNKLLNLYIMNFKGNLYNFFVTLLFSNSHSGYKMYFTGKIFSHFQKICINVYDKNKKNIKIIFLNNKNQSFQKISINIYDMIIGHIYGCLKWKNLFKISCLKDSSKYINFDFLIKKSFFDFIKPVKNENIFSDIQISGEKRDNAFKMIFHTKKMQLNEISFDKLFVMVDYSLKKRMKIHVEKIIFKKFFSKKINISVLNQKNFWIINSNFFFKLKKQEYKEQILNFFCKKKGNFLMCYPFLSKLNINGYDWLTDYNYHNLGIIKIDLIHKKYIIDNIILFSDSKKQKIVINTNYVKNKQKIFQFYLENVQLKKIILNKNLNINGFANGFFLCKNISNQIEPNINIIIKNFSIEKTILGNFYIFSFQKKKKNYEINGIIKKDSENILKIFGNIRNESKNQSKLNLDIMIQNFKIDNFSSFWKKMNLEVRGTLTGKIQIFGSLYDLHYFGKVEIKKFGIKINSSNTNYEIKNTAYIDIFSKSCILSNSCFVDTKYNTKGYINGFFSHKNLIQWRLIKLSINTKNLLVLDSYEKQNNFLFGKIFTHGKIQIIKKENTNKICISMNNGKILNTSYLYINPLKYNKKDISKLNNLKRKKENHYSLLIDIKTIINENTKVSIFLDKNHFIQLRGGGFLFIEKKYEKNVQTSGTFFVKDGLYHYYNNEKIPIKLERKFKIKPGGFITWKNDFYQSNINLIAYDTKYVFNYIEYIDFIKKSQYDKNMVFTELRIHIFGKIQKPNINIEILLPESKEDLQKKLSEKLNSFEEKTMQFISILILGKFFLKNDIIKNFLYFSIYEIFLKKLKHILL, encoded by the coding sequence ATGAATAATGCTTTTTTTCATAAATTAAAAAAAACGAGAATCCTGATTTTATTTCTTTTATTAGGATTGTTTTTTTTTTCTATTTATTATAGACATAGGCAAGAAATACAAGAAAAAGCTTCCACATTTTTTTTGAAAATTTTTTTAAAAAAAATAAAAAATCATTTAAACGAAAAAATATATATAAAAAATGTTTCCATTAATTTTTTAAAAAAAGAACTTATTTTTTATGATGTAAAAATTATAGACCATCATCGTTTTTCTTTTATTCATCTATCTAAATGTAAAATATCCATTGAAAATTTACTTTATTTTATTCTTTTTAACTCAAAATACTTAAAAATAAAAGATATTTTTATTGATAATTCTTCTTTTTTTATAAAAAAATATTTTAAAGAAAAAGAGAATAACATTCTTTTTTTTATCAAATATTTTTTAATGAGTAAAAAATTAAGGGAACTGAACATTAATTTTGTTACCTGTTCCAAATTAATAATAAGTAAATCTTATTTAGAATATAATAATATTAATAAATCTAAACATTTTTTTTCTATTTGTATAAAAAATATTAAAATTGATAATAAAAAAATAAAAGCTTCTGTTTTTTCTTTACAATCTAAATCTAAAGGATTAGTAAAAAAAGATAAATTTCTTATTATAGAAAATTTATTTTGTAATTTTGTATATCATTATCCTTCTAAATTTTTAATTTACAATCTTTTAATAAAAACTCCTAATAGTTATTTGAAAGGATATTTTACCATATTTCAATATAAAGAAAATCAAATTCTTTTTCCAAAAATCAATATACAATGTCAAATTTTTGAAGGATCAAAATTAGGTCAAGATCTAGGAATATTTTTTTATAAAAAATGGAATTTTGATTACAAAGTATTTTTTAGAGGTAGTATTCATGGGAAATTTAATCATAAAGAAAAAATATTTTTTCTTAATAATGTTTTTATAAAGGATTTACAAGGAAACAAATTGTATGCAGATCAAATTCATATCCTTTATGCAAAAAAAAAATGGAAAAAAATAAAGTTTTTGAAAACTTTTATTCAGTTTCGTCCTCATGAAATAAAAAAAATAATACCATATAGTTTTTATTATTACAAATTCAAGTTGACGAGATTTATTTTAAATCTTAAACAATGTTATATTTACAAAGGAGATATTATATTATCCTTATACGGAAAAAAAAGAAATTTAGAAATAAAAGGAATTGTTAAAAATCGTTTTTTTATAGTTCAAATATCAACTTATATTGATTTTTTTAATAATCAATATACAGGTCAAATATCCATAGAAAAAAAATATCTTTCTCTTTTTTTTGGAAAAAAAACCAATATATTTTGGTTATCGTCAAAAATACAACCTTTCATATATAATAAATTATTGAATTTATATATTATGAATTTCAAAGGAAATTTGTATAATTTTTTTGTAACTCTATTATTTTCTAATTCTCATTCAGGGTATAAAATGTATTTCACAGGAAAAATATTTTCCCATTTTCAAAAAATATGTATTAACGTATATGATAAAAATAAAAAAAATATAAAAATAATATTCCTAAATAATAAAAATCAGTCTTTTCAAAAGATTAGCATAAATATATATGATATGATTATTGGTCATATTTATGGATGTTTGAAATGGAAAAATTTATTCAAAATTTCTTGTTTAAAAGATTCATCTAAATATATAAACTTTGATTTTTTAATTAAGAAATCTTTTTTTGATTTTATAAAACCAGTAAAAAATGAAAATATATTTTCTGATATTCAAATTTCAGGAGAAAAAAGAGATAATGCATTCAAAATGATTTTTCACACAAAAAAAATGCAATTAAATGAAATTTCTTTTGATAAATTGTTTGTCATGGTGGATTATTCTTTAAAAAAAAGAATGAAAATTCATGTAGAAAAAATAATTTTTAAAAAATTTTTTTCAAAGAAAATAAATATATCTGTTTTAAATCAAAAAAATTTTTGGATAATAAATTCTAATTTCTTTTTTAAATTAAAAAAACAAGAATATAAAGAACAAATACTAAATTTTTTTTGCAAAAAAAAAGGTAATTTTTTAATGTGTTATCCTTTTCTTTCTAAATTAAATATAAATGGCTATGATTGGCTAACTGACTACAATTATCATAATTTAGGTATTATTAAAATAGATTTAATACATAAAAAATATATTATTGATAATATTATTTTATTCTCAGACTCTAAAAAACAAAAAATTGTTATTAATACAAATTATGTTAAAAACAAACAAAAAATATTTCAATTTTATCTTGAAAATGTCCAATTAAAAAAAATCATACTTAATAAAAATTTAAATATCAATGGTTTTGCTAATGGCTTTTTTTTATGTAAAAATATTTCTAATCAAATAGAACCCAATATCAATATAATAATTAAAAATTTTTCAATTGAAAAAACTATTTTAGGAAATTTTTACATTTTTTCTTTTCAAAAAAAGAAGAAGAATTATGAAATTAATGGAATTATTAAAAAAGATTCTGAGAATATTTTGAAAATATTTGGAAATATTAGAAATGAATCAAAAAATCAATCAAAACTTAATTTGGATATAATGATTCAAAACTTTAAAATAGATAATTTTTCTTCTTTTTGGAAAAAAATGAATCTTGAAGTAAGAGGTACTTTGACAGGAAAAATCCAAATTTTTGGATCTTTGTATGATCTTCATTACTTTGGTAAAGTAGAAATTAAAAAATTTGGAATCAAAATTAATTCTTCAAATACGAATTATGAGATTAAAAATACAGCTTATATAGATATTTTTTCTAAATCTTGCATATTATCCAATTCTTGTTTTGTAGATACTAAATATAATACGAAAGGCTATATTAATGGTTTTTTTTCACATAAAAATCTTATTCAATGGCGTTTAATAAAATTATCTATCAATACAAAAAATTTACTTGTTTTAGATTCATATGAGAAACAAAATAATTTTTTATTTGGAAAAATATTTACTCATGGAAAAATTCAAATAATAAAAAAAGAAAATACAAATAAAATTTGTATTTCTATGAACAATGGAAAAATTTTGAATACTTCTTATTTATATATTAATCCTTTAAAATATAATAAGAAAGATATATCCAAATTGAATAATTTAAAAAGAAAAAAAGAAAATCATTATTCGTTATTAATAGATATAAAAACTATCATAAATGAAAATACTAAAGTATCAATATTTTTAGATAAAAATCATTTTATTCAACTCAGGGGAGGAGGTTTTCTTTTTATAGAAAAAAAATACGAAAAAAATGTACAAACTAGTGGTACTTTCTTTGTAAAAGACGGATTATATCATTATTATAATAATGAAAAGATTCCGATAAAATTAGAAAGAAAATTCAAAATAAAACCAGGAGGATTTATTACTTGGAAAAATGATTTTTATCAATCAAATATTAATTTGATCGCTTATGATACTAAATATGTATTCAATTACATTGAATATATAGATTTTATAAAAAAATCACAATATGATAAAAATATGGTATTTACAGAATTAAGAATTCATATTTTTGGTAAAATACAAAAACCTAATATTAATATAGAAATTTTACTTCCTGAAAGTAAAGAAGATCTTCAAAAAAAATTATCAGAAAAACTGAATTCTTTCGAGGAAAAAACAATGCAATTTATATCTATTCTAATATTAGGAAAATTTTTCTTAAAAAATGATATTATAAAAAACTTTTTATATTTTTCTATATATGAAATTTTTTTAAAAAAATTAAAACATATATTATTATAA
- a CDS encoding Lrp/AsnC family transcriptional regulator: MILRYRYNTDEIDNTIVRKLNINARTPYTEISKQISKEIKPLSVGTVHVRVKKLEDAGIIKGSTLIIGYESLGFHLIAFVGILSDSRESKLVKEELKKIPNIVQLYITSGKYNLFCRIIARDPSDARDVISKIGEIKGVLRTESTICLEESINDENRLLSNILQKHQTSYKKKT, translated from the coding sequence ATGATTCTAAGATATAGATATAATACAGACGAAATTGACAATACTATTGTCAGAAAACTAAACATAAATGCTAGAACCCCCTATACTGAAATTAGCAAGCAAATCAGTAAAGAAATAAAACCATTGTCTGTTGGGACAGTTCATGTTAGAGTAAAAAAATTAGAAGATGCAGGGATTATAAAGGGAAGTACTCTGATTATAGGATATGAATCATTAGGTTTTCATTTGATAGCTTTTGTAGGAATTTTATCAGATTCTCGTGAATCTAAATTGGTAAAAGAAGAATTAAAAAAAATTCCAAATATAGTACAACTATATATTACTTCAGGGAAGTATAATCTGTTTTGTAGAATTATTGCTAGGGATCCTTCAGATGCAAGAGATGTTATTTCGAAAATAGGGGAAATAAAAGGTGTACTTAGAACAGAATCTACTATTTGTTTAGAAGAAAGCATAAATGATGAAAATAGACTGCTATCCAATATTTTGCAAAAACATCAAACATCTTATAAAAAAAAAACATGA
- a CDS encoding HD family phosphohydrolase, with product MANFFKFYNKNIAYKILTLIIAILLLTFFFPKKEIFKYKFSEGKIWSYGDLFSPFNFLVLKTNQDTDLEIKKLKENQGIFCIRNEKIVRNIKKKLKKISLIRKNKHDYKIVYKIINTIYKYGYIKDYNNLTKLNNTNIIFFKKDKKWIPILHNKIFTHDQVTNIIDKSFRIKSRRVKILKRILRKIILPNFFYSQYYTDFFLKKKIQSIEKIKYSFTKGDNIIRKNEIVNKNKLKILFYFKKEYENKVWNKQKYYCLITGYLLIITIIFTLFILYIFYFENKIFQNNREVNFLIINILLISLITITILKYHSKILYIIPFCILPISVRSFFNFHLSIFIHLITILLLSFITPNSFEFIFIQITAGFFVMLTKKNIYKMANLFIAAAKITITYIITFSLLTLIREGSLEKISLHTFSLFFFSGFLTLFVHPLIFLFEKLLNLTSDISLLELSDSNTPVLRLLSQKAPGTLQHVLTVANIAEEAAVAIGANSLLVKIGAIYHDIGKIENSTFFTENQHNIIDPHEKLSPKESAKIILEHVSTGVELARKYHLPDSVTDFIRTHHGNSIVYYFYEKQKKKYPNLKVDKKQFQYSGPKPFSKETAIVMIADSVEAASKSIKNPSTKDLENLVENIIEKQKTESQFSNADITLKEIEKVKKVLKKKLRNIYHTRIEYPSP from the coding sequence ATGGCTAACTTCTTCAAGTTTTATAATAAAAATATTGCATATAAAATTTTAACTCTAATTATTGCAATCTTATTATTGACATTTTTTTTCCCAAAAAAAGAGATTTTTAAATATAAATTTTCAGAAGGAAAAATTTGGTCTTATGGAGATTTATTTTCTCCATTTAATTTTTTAGTTTTAAAAACTAATCAAGATACAGATTTGGAAATCAAAAAATTAAAAGAAAATCAAGGAATATTCTGTATTAGAAATGAAAAAATAGTAAGAAATATAAAAAAAAAACTAAAAAAAATTTCGCTCATACGAAAAAACAAACATGATTATAAAATTGTTTATAAGATTATAAATACGATATATAAATATGGATATATAAAAGATTATAATAATTTAACAAAATTAAACAATACTAACATAATTTTTTTTAAAAAGGATAAAAAGTGGATTCCAATTTTACACAATAAAATCTTTACTCATGATCAAGTTACCAATATTATTGATAAAAGTTTTAGAATAAAAAGCCGTCGTGTTAAAATTTTAAAAAGGATCTTAAGAAAAATTATATTACCCAATTTTTTTTATAGTCAGTATTATACAGATTTTTTTTTGAAAAAAAAAATTCAGTCTATAGAAAAAATAAAATATTCTTTTACAAAAGGAGATAATATTATCAGAAAAAATGAGATTGTAAATAAAAATAAATTGAAAATTTTATTCTATTTCAAAAAAGAATATGAAAATAAAGTATGGAATAAACAAAAATATTATTGTCTTATTACAGGATATTTATTAATAATAACCATAATATTTACTTTATTTATATTATATATTTTTTATTTTGAAAACAAAATATTTCAGAATAATAGAGAAGTAAATTTTTTGATTATAAATATATTATTAATATCATTAATTACCATTACAATTTTAAAATACCATTCTAAAATATTATACATAATTCCCTTTTGTATACTTCCTATAAGTGTACGTTCTTTTTTCAATTTTCACTTGAGTATTTTTATTCATTTAATAACTATATTATTATTATCCTTTATTACACCAAATAGTTTTGAATTTATTTTTATTCAAATCACAGCAGGTTTTTTTGTTATGTTAACAAAAAAAAATATTTATAAAATGGCTAATCTTTTTATTGCTGCAGCAAAAATAACCATAACTTATATCATTACTTTTAGTTTACTCACTTTAATTCGTGAAGGATCTTTAGAAAAAATTTCTTTACATACTTTTTCTTTATTTTTTTTTAGTGGATTTTTAACTTTATTTGTTCATCCATTAATATTTCTTTTCGAGAAACTGTTAAATTTAACCTCAGATATTTCATTATTAGAATTATCTGACTCCAATACTCCTGTATTAAGATTATTATCTCAAAAAGCTCCAGGTACATTACAACATGTTCTAACAGTAGCGAATATCGCAGAAGAAGCTGCCGTTGCAATTGGAGCTAATTCTTTATTAGTAAAAATAGGAGCTATTTATCATGATATAGGAAAAATTGAAAACTCTACATTTTTTACTGAAAATCAACATAATATTATTGATCCTCACGAAAAATTAAGTCCAAAAGAAAGTGCAAAAATTATTTTAGAACATGTATCAACAGGTGTTGAACTGGCAAGAAAATATCATTTACCCGATTCTGTTACTGATTTTATACGTACTCATCATGGAAATAGTATAGTTTACTATTTTTATGAAAAACAAAAAAAAAAATATCCAAATTTAAAAGTGGATAAAAAACAATTTCAATATTCTGGACCTAAACCATTTTCCAAAGAAACTGCTATTGTTATGATAGCTGATTCTGTAGAAGCAGCTTCTAAAAGTATAAAAAATCCATCTACTAAAGATTTGGAAAATTTGGTAGAAAATATAATAGAAAAACAAAAAACGGAAAGTCAATTTTCTAACGCAGATATTACTTTGAAAGAAATAGAAAAAGTAAAAAAAGTTTTGAAAAAAAAATTAAGAAATATTTATCATACTAGAATAGAATATCCTAGCCCCTAA
- the clpP gene encoding ATP-dependent Clp endopeptidase proteolytic subunit ClpP, giving the protein MDYHKKSQEFMLYAIKHKRISSLTIDEYIKFMTPYIVEERKLNVAQMDVFSRLMMDRVIFLGTPIEDQVANIVQAQLLFLQSVDSMKDIQIYINSPGGDVYAGLGIYDTMQIVEPDVATICTGMAASMAAVLLCAGVKNKRSALKHSRIMIHQPIGGTQGQASDIEITVREILKLKKELYEIISKHSGLPIEKIEKDSDRDYWMTSIEAKKYGMIDEILEGKK; this is encoded by the coding sequence ATGGATTATCATAAAAAATCACAAGAATTTATGCTATATGCTATAAAACATAAAAGAATCAGTAGCTTAACAATTGATGAATATATTAAGTTTATGACTCCTTATATTGTTGAAGAAAGAAAATTAAATGTAGCTCAAATGGATGTTTTTTCTCGTTTGATGATGGATAGAGTTATTTTTTTAGGAACTCCAATAGAAGATCAAGTAGCAAACATAGTACAAGCTCAGTTATTATTTTTACAATCTGTAGATTCTATGAAGGATATACAAATATATATTAATTCTCCTGGAGGAGATGTTTATGCTGGATTAGGTATATATGATACAATGCAAATTGTAGAACCAGATGTAGCGACAATTTGCACTGGAATGGCCGCATCAATGGCTGCGGTTCTCCTTTGTGCAGGAGTAAAAAATAAAAGATCAGCATTAAAACATTCTAGAATCATGATTCATCAACCTATAGGAGGAACACAAGGACAAGCTTCTGATATTGAAATAACAGTTCGTGAAATTTTAAAATTGAAAAAAGAGCTTTATGAAATTATATCGAAACATTCAGGATTACCTATTGAAAAAATAGAAAAAGATTCGGATAGAGATTACTGGATGACTTCTATAGAAGCTAAAAAATACGGGATGATAGATGAAATATTAGAAGGTAAAAAATGA
- a CDS encoding lipopolysaccharide biosynthesis protein, whose amino-acid sequence MNLYKKLAIQTILYSIGFIFPKIVNYVFLKFFTVFFKREEFSLYTDMYALSFIVIGFLSFGLENTYFRFLYKKNYNKEIVFSTVVIMQLLISSFFLIISINLINYLSFAAGYHNHPEYFLMFFLIIFFDTICIIPMAWLRVNDKPLQYSTINIINILIQSFIIIYLFFCYKNIYENKTLFFFIFKWVNSFTDKIGYIFFANMISSLGNFFLILPILLKKVTIKKFNRILAMNMFSYGIPIMLGTIAFSINENLDKILIKRYISDEINGSYSACYKIAAFMSLYLRIFKLGIEPFFFKKSKDSDAILYYEEITYIFILFGLIFYVLICGNINIFMKFLIDEKYHVAIPIIPIIMMGNLFLGVYTNLSIFYKIIDKPLIGTYISLIGVFITFLFNVIFFISNNSFMIPAWGTLTSYGSMLTVLYIWGKKNFFKFCYKKIRNIIIHFLFALFIVFIIKKEMKLSFLLQFLYLTIILFLEKKRLINLIK is encoded by the coding sequence ATGAACTTGTACAAAAAATTAGCTATACAAACAATTCTTTATTCTATAGGATTTATATTTCCCAAAATTGTTAATTATGTTTTTTTAAAATTTTTCACTGTTTTTTTTAAAAGAGAAGAGTTTTCTCTTTATACAGATATGTACGCACTATCTTTTATAGTTATAGGATTTCTTTCTTTTGGATTAGAAAATACTTACTTTAGATTTTTATATAAAAAAAATTATAATAAAGAAATTGTTTTTTCCACGGTAGTCATAATGCAATTATTGATTAGTTCTTTTTTTTTAATAATTTCTATCAATTTAATAAACTACTTGTCTTTTGCTGCTGGATATCATAATCATCCAGAATATTTCCTCATGTTTTTTTTAATTATATTTTTTGATACAATTTGTATTATTCCTATGGCTTGGCTTCGTGTAAATGATAAACCATTACAATATTCCACAATAAATATAATAAACATATTAATACAATCATTTATCATAATATATTTATTTTTTTGTTATAAAAATATTTATGAAAACAAAACTTTATTTTTTTTCATTTTTAAATGGGTTAATTCTTTTACAGATAAAATAGGTTATATATTTTTTGCAAACATGATTTCTTCTTTAGGTAATTTTTTTTTAATACTTCCTATTCTTTTAAAAAAAGTAACTATAAAAAAATTTAATAGAATTCTTGCTATGAATATGTTCAGTTATGGTATTCCTATTATGTTAGGAACTATAGCTTTTTCTATTAATGAAAATCTAGATAAGATTTTGATAAAAAGATATATTTCAGATGAAATTAACGGATCCTATTCTGCTTGTTATAAAATAGCCGCTTTTATGAGTTTATATCTCAGAATTTTTAAATTAGGGATTGAACCTTTTTTTTTTAAAAAATCTAAGGATTCCGATGCTATACTTTATTATGAAGAAATCACTTATATATTTATTCTATTTGGATTAATTTTTTATGTATTAATATGTGGAAATATTAACATATTTATGAAATTTTTAATTGATGAAAAATATCATGTAGCTATACCTATTATTCCTATAATAATGATGGGAAATCTATTTCTGGGAGTTTATACTAATTTATCCATTTTTTATAAAATCATAGATAAACCTCTTATTGGAACTTACATCTCCTTAATAGGTGTATTTATTACTTTTTTATTTAATGTTATTTTTTTTATTTCTAATAATAGTTTTATGATTCCTGCATGGGGGACTTTGACATCTTATGGCAGTATGCTAACAGTTTTATACATTTGGGGTAAAAAAAACTTTTTTAAGTTTTGTTATAAAAAAATAAGAAATATCATAATTCATTTTTTATTTGCGCTTTTTATCGTTTTTATAATAAAAAAAGAAATGAAATTGAGTTTTTTATTACAATTTTTATATTTAACAATTATTCTTTTTTTAGAAAAAAAAAGATTGATTAATTTAATTAAATAA
- a CDS encoding dCTP deaminase/dUTPase family protein — translation MLKKIYQSALIAKTQKSVSINFLERKLIPTGIFIKISINTRYYFFLKRKFIESICIIHLTKNKEDIFYKEINIIIINVFFKNMIIEPYEKLGILDIIKGVKVKWNKCLILNQSIRGSNSFGSTGI, via the coding sequence TTGTTAAAAAAAATATATCAATCAGCTTTGATTGCTAAGACCCAAAAATCTGTTTCTATTAATTTTTTGGAAAGAAAATTAATACCGACAGGTATTTTTATTAAAATTTCGATAAATACCAGATATTATTTCTTTTTGAAAAGAAAATTTATAGAATCTATTTGTATAATTCATTTAACAAAAAATAAAGAAGATATCTTCTATAAAGAAATCAATATAATTATAATTAATGTTTTTTTTAAAAATATGATTATTGAACCTTATGAAAAATTGGGAATATTAGATATAATTAAAGGTGTTAAAGTAAAATGGAATAAATGTTTGATTTTAAATCAAAGTATAAGAGGAAGTAATAGTTTTGGAAGCACTGGAATATAA